In Xenopus laevis strain J_2021 chromosome 2S, Xenopus_laevis_v10.1, whole genome shotgun sequence, a genomic segment contains:
- the med20.S gene encoding mediator of RNA polymerase II transcription subunit 20 isoform X1, with protein MGTPGQAGKLLYVMHNSEYPLSTFALFENGPCLVADLNLDVLMVKLKGFFQNAKANKMETRGTRYQYCDFLVKIGTVTVGQSGRGITVEVDYCPCAVPGDCWNLMMEFMQSFMGSHAPSVPPVFSAKHDPLYTPADTMVQYMELLNKIRKQQVTVAGMR; from the exons ATGGGGACACCAG GTCAGGCTGGGAAGCTCCTTTATGTTATGCACAATTCAGAGTACCCTCTCAGTACATTTGCACTGTTTGAAAATGGCCCATGTCTAGTTGCTGACCTAAACCTGGATGTGCTAATGGTAAAGCTAAAGGGATTCTTCCAGAATGCGAAAGCCAACAAGATGGAAACACGTGGCACACGTTACCAATACTGTGACTTCTTAGTTAAGATTGGTACAGTAACCGTGGGACAGAGTGGTCGTGGAATAACTGTAGAG GTTGATTACTGTCCATGTGCTGTGCCAGGAGATTGTTGGAACTTGATGATGGAATTCATGCAGAGCTTTATGGGCAGCCATGCACCTTCTGTTCCTCCAGTCTTCAGTGCAAAACATGATCCTCTATACACTCCAGCAGACACCATGGTACAATACATGGAGCTCCTTAATAAGATCCGCAAGCAACAAGTCACTGTAGCTGGGATGAGGTGA
- the med20.S gene encoding mediator of RNA polymerase II transcription subunit 20, giving the protein MGVTCVSQVPLAEGKSVQQTVEILTRKLEQLGAEKQGTFYVDCETYHTAGASMGTPGQAGKLLYVMHNSEYPLSTFALFENGPCLVADLNLDVLMVKLKGFFQNAKANKMETRGTRYQYCDFLVKIGTVTVGQSGRGITVEVDYCPCAVPGDCWNLMMEFMQSFMGSHAPSVPPVFSAKHDPLYTPADTMVQYMELLNKIRKQQVTVAGMR; this is encoded by the exons TGTGTCTCAGGTACCTCTAGCAGAAGGAAAAAGCGTACAGCAAACTGTAGAGATCCTGACCCGCAAACTTGAGCAACTAGGGGCAGAAAAGCAAGGAACGTTCTATGTGGACTGTGAGACGTACCACACAGCAGGAGCCAGCATGGGGACACCAG GTCAGGCTGGGAAGCTCCTTTATGTTATGCACAATTCAGAGTACCCTCTCAGTACATTTGCACTGTTTGAAAATGGCCCATGTCTAGTTGCTGACCTAAACCTGGATGTGCTAATGGTAAAGCTAAAGGGATTCTTCCAGAATGCGAAAGCCAACAAGATGGAAACACGTGGCACACGTTACCAATACTGTGACTTCTTAGTTAAGATTGGTACAGTAACCGTGGGACAGAGTGGTCGTGGAATAACTGTAGAG GTTGATTACTGTCCATGTGCTGTGCCAGGAGATTGTTGGAACTTGATGATGGAATTCATGCAGAGCTTTATGGGCAGCCATGCACCTTCTGTTCCTCCAGTCTTCAGTGCAAAACATGATCCTCTATACACTCCAGCAGACACCATGGTACAATACATGGAGCTCCTTAATAAGATCCGCAAGCAACAAGTCACTGTAGCTGGGATGAGGTGA